In Chloroflexota bacterium, one genomic interval encodes:
- a CDS encoding ABC transporter substrate-binding protein produces MKNGWKRNAVACFLVIFLIAAVGVGCGKGTKEKVVITIGNITDFTGPASTALIPMTWAMEDMVRYFNDGDLVPGAKIRIASYDARYDHSRDIPGYEWVKARGARVISTPLPSTALTLRPFADRDKVPLFTWGSSAQLVEPPGWVFCYNATASRMTKTLLKWISEEHWDYDSGIPRVGMAGWSEAYQNDLKKGVEQYCQAHPDQFDYVGSYLAPMGATTWTSEIGKLKNCDYVITPSTGTGLATFIRDYRDKGYTGTFIGLDAVPAYTRLLVDMCGWNRLDGSLTIHGMGWSTDQGILTELAVDFANRYHAAEAQDLIANTGWISAVHGHYLVLDIVRRAVQEVGAEHFNGQAFYDAAVRFDVTYEGHPQWSYSNTDRTLTKFNRVYEWRAEASDLVSVSDWLPIVD; encoded by the coding sequence ATGAAAAACGGTTGGAAAAGAAACGCTGTTGCTTGCTTCCTGGTTATTTTTCTGATAGCCGCTGTCGGCGTAGGTTGCGGTAAGGGCACTAAGGAGAAGGTAGTCATAACCATTGGCAACATCACGGACTTCACGGGTCCGGCGTCAACGGCACTGATCCCTATGACGTGGGCCATGGAGGACATGGTCAGGTATTTCAACGACGGGGATCTCGTTCCTGGAGCGAAGATAAGAATAGCTAGCTATGATGCAAGGTACGACCATTCAAGAGATATACCCGGTTATGAATGGGTCAAGGCCCGGGGGGCACGAGTAATAAGTACGCCTTTGCCGTCGACTGCCCTCACATTAAGACCGTTTGCAGACAGAGACAAGGTTCCGCTATTCACGTGGGGTAGCAGCGCACAACTGGTTGAGCCTCCCGGCTGGGTGTTTTGCTACAATGCTACGGCCTCTAGGATGACCAAGACTCTCCTGAAATGGATAAGCGAAGAACACTGGGATTATGACAGCGGAATTCCCAGAGTCGGTATGGCAGGTTGGTCGGAAGCCTACCAAAATGATCTCAAGAAGGGTGTGGAACAGTATTGTCAGGCTCATCCCGATCAGTTCGACTATGTTGGGAGTTATCTGGCACCTATGGGTGCGACAACCTGGACGAGCGAGATAGGGAAGCTGAAAAACTGTGACTATGTAATCACGCCGTCAACAGGTACAGGATTGGCTACCTTCATCCGGGACTATCGTGATAAGGGATACACTGGGACGTTCATCGGGTTGGATGCAGTACCTGCCTACACACGTTTGCTCGTGGACATGTGCGGTTGGAATCGTCTCGACGGAAGTCTGACTATACACGGCATGGGCTGGTCAACTGACCAAGGCATCCTAACCGAACTCGCGGTGGATTTTGCGAACAGATATCACGCTGCCGAAGCTCAGGACTTGATAGCGAACACAGGCTGGATATCTGCAGTGCACGGGCACTATTTGGTATTGGACATAGTGAGGAGGGCCGTACAGGAGGTGGGAGCTGAGCATTTCAATGGCCAGGCCTTCTATGACGCTGCCGTAAGATTTGATGTGACCTACGAAGGCCACCCGCAGTGGAGTTACAGCAACACCGATCGAACTCTGACGAAATTCAACCGTGTATATGAATGGAGAGCAGAGGCATCCGACCTGGTAAGCGTGAGTGATTGGTTGCCCATAGTAGATTGA
- a CDS encoding SDR family oxidoreductase, which yields MGKLETKVAIVTGAGQGIGRGIALALAKEGAMVAVVENNADTCLRTANEIKALGCVALPVICDVRRREKVEAAVSAVVKEFGTIDILVNNAQATRDQVLLEDTTDDDMALALESGLLATFYFMQACFPYLKAKGGKIINIGSAAGLDGYAGWAAYAAAKEGIRALTRVAAHEWGKYRINSNAICPMANSPKMQSWGAAFPDLLNAMLALVPLGRLGDCENDIGRAAVFLASSDSDYITGHTLMVDGGHTILR from the coding sequence ATGGGGAAGCTAGAGACCAAAGTCGCAATTGTCACAGGGGCAGGGCAGGGTATTGGACGGGGAATTGCATTGGCACTGGCCAAAGAAGGCGCGATGGTGGCAGTGGTCGAGAATAACGCAGACACGTGCCTTCGCACGGCGAACGAGATCAAAGCCCTCGGTTGCGTGGCGCTGCCAGTGATATGTGACGTGCGTCGGCGAGAGAAGGTTGAGGCTGCTGTATCGGCAGTGGTCAAGGAGTTCGGGACGATAGACATCTTAGTGAACAATGCCCAAGCTACACGCGATCAGGTGCTCTTGGAAGATACCACAGATGATGATATGGCGTTGGCGCTGGAGTCTGGCCTGTTGGCGACGTTCTATTTCATGCAAGCTTGTTTCCCGTACCTCAAAGCGAAGGGCGGCAAAATTATCAACATTGGTTCAGCCGCTGGGTTGGATGGGTATGCGGGTTGGGCGGCCTACGCTGCAGCTAAGGAGGGCATCCGTGCCCTGACGCGCGTGGCAGCCCATGAATGGGGTAAGTACAGGATCAACTCAAACGCCATTTGCCCGATGGCCAATTCACCGAAGATGCAGTCGTGGGGTGCAGCGTTTCCTGACTTGCTGAACGCGATGCTGGCGTTGGTACCCTTGGGCCGTCTTGGTGATTGCGAGAATGACATCGGGCGCGCGGCTGTGTTTCTGGCAAGTTCAGACTCGGACTACATCACGGGCCATACCCTGATGGTAGACGGTGGGCATACAATCCTGCGTTAG